Proteins found in one Plasmodium sp. gorilla clade G2 genome assembly, chromosome: 14 genomic segment:
- a CDS encoding actin-related protein, putative — protein MKLKDDENVSFLCGGEDISSLVVDLGFYSCKIGHNQEDTPRIFLNSICGEKELNDEDNNYMNGSLKNINYKELKFPLNLYNRNENIKIKPLFYKDDNNDDIKLNADVFEKILEYSIEGVEIGKVFECADDIIMDPIKLGGLNLKFEEHPILLTEFNMHNHKIREEMTEILFEKYNIPALYFSKKAKLTSFSLGRSTSLIIDIGYNSLNINPVYEGYVLQKNSLEYNIGGEYFDKIIYEQLKKDNVNIVPYFVFCNGNNNRNTSYNNNINDNNQSYYDNKNNSGTDNNHGNSYNSYNNYNNYQDNSSQNILNPFYNIHHSYKEECILDVIRYMKESVCKTRIINDEFKCEDKKNSIQINTNLKDENNIQISNDNNIKDGSLKEEFFELPDGYKINIYKYKYDISEHLFQSIPSLNNFKGLPQSIINCIISTDVDIRKELLQSIVITGGSSLFPGLIERLHNSLKEKECFTQSNKFKILNMTSLVEHKYSSWLGGSILASLGTFQQMWVSKKEYHDSGHNIIYDRCF, from the coding sequence atgaaattaaaagatgatgaaaatgtaaGTTTTTTATGTGGAGGAGAAGATATATCATCGCTAGTAGTAGATTTAGGTTTTTATAGTTGTAAAATAGGACACAATCAAGAAGATACTCCACGTATATTTTTGAATAGTATATGCGgagaaaaagaattaaatgatgaagataataattatatgaatggatctttaaaaaatataaattataaagaattaaagtttcctttaaatttatataatagaaatgaaaatataaaaataaaaccattattttataaagatgataataatgatgatataaaattaaatgccgatgtttttgaaaaaatattagaatATTCTATTGAAGGTGTAGAGATAGGTAAAGTTTTTGAATGTGCTGATGATATAATAATGGATCCTATAAAATTAGGTGGATTAAATCTAAAATTTGAAGAGCATCCAATATTATTAACAGAATTTAATATGCATAATCATAAAATAAGAGAAGAAATGAcagaaatattatttgaaaaatataatatccctgcattatatttttcaaagaAAGCAAAACTAACATCCTTTAGCCTAGGTAGATCTACATCTTTAATTATAGATATTGGATATAATTCTTTGAATATAAATCCAGTATATGAAGGATATGTTCTTCAAAAAAATTCATTGGAATATAATATAGGAGGAGaatattttgataaaataatatatgagcaattaaaaaaagacaaTGTAAATATTGTTCCTTATTTTGTGTTTTGtaatggtaataataataggaaTACATcctataacaataatataaatgataataatcaaaGTTATTatgacaataaaaataatagtgGTACTGATAATAATCATGGTAATAGCTATAATAGCTATAATAACTATAATAACTATCAAGATAATTCTTcacaaaatattttgaaccctttttataatatacatcaTTCATATAAAGAAGAATGTATTCTAGATGTAATTCGATATATGAAAGAAAGCGTTTGCAAAACACGtattataaatgatgaaTTTAAATGCgaggataaaaaaaatagtatacAAATCAATACAAATTTGAAAGATGAAAATAACATACAAATATCTaatgacaataatataaaagatggatcattaaaagaagaatttTTTGAATTACCAGAtggatataaaattaatatttataaatataaatatgatatttcTGAACATTTATTTCAATCCATACCATCTCTAAACAATTTTAAAGGATTACCACAGTCAATTATAAATTGTATTATATCAACAGATGTTGATATTAGAAAAGAACTTTTACAATCTATTGTTATTACAGGAGGTTCATCATTATTCCCAGGTCTTATTGAAAGGTTACATAAttcattaaaagaaaaagaatgtTTTACACAATCAAATAAATTCAAAATCTTAAATATGACTTCATTAGTAGAACACAAATATTCTTCTTGGCTAGGTGGATCCATTTTAGCTAGCCTGGGAACATTTCAACAAATGTGGGTTTCTAAAAAGGAATATCATGACTCAGGacataatatcatatatgatcgatgtttttaa
- a CDS encoding 14-3-3 protein, putative has product MNYDNNNNNNNNLMRKKIQLNKIKSPKDLVQFKKSKTVEGNVKIKNHVLYNDTKKNGKEKIKNLSRTYQTIDAHTLNRSKKNKKKKIHYNNIINHPKKTNLPLDENTYSDEDNFISEKLEKETDEKIKYIKDKILNKYKDLFETYNNIINVLINSNEEIKVELNRETIYNFLKMSYKYADYNYSLACAILLLIHRLNYPDIELNDNEKEALENIFRSYSYHTILSYKYAFKAYHHNDKGTNNNNDHNKSYNDNYSNNHNNNHNNNHNNNNNNNCITLQVKKNICKSIRHNIKNKFLLNSEAIINLINCIFYTIKDERNKFFYTYLNANQYKIISDMTETGVKYKYEQLAERTFKRALDLGMIYLKPTDINFLNLASSYIYFLYFNLGYEQKALNICIDIFDKSSNILDQIEDKDHVHKCLEILSKMRHNIKRWSKKLNKNSILFLTF; this is encoded by the coding sequence atgaactatgataataataataataataataataatttaatgagaaaaaaaatacaattaaataaaattaaatcgCCAAAAGATTTGGTACAATTTAAGAAATCGAAAACAGTAGAAGGaaatgttaaaataaaaaaccaTGTACTTTATAATGAtaccaaaaaaaatggaaaagaGAAAATCAAAAATTTATCTCGGACATATCAAACTATAGATGCTCATACATTAAATagaagtaaaaaaaataaaaaaaaaaaaattcattataataatataataaaccaTCCTAAAAAAACAAATCTTCCTTTAGACGAAAACACATATTCTGATGAagataattttatatctgaaaaattagaaaaagaaactgatgaaaaaataaaatacataaaagaCAAGatcttaaataaatataaagatctCTTTGAAAcatacaataatattataaatgtattaattaatagtaatgaagaaataaaagttGAATTAAATAGAGAAACTATTTataactttttaaaaatgtcatataaatatgctgattataattattctcTTGCATGTGCCATACTTTTATTGATACATAGATTGAATTATCCTGATATagaattaaatgataatgaaaaagaggctttagaaaatatatttagatCTTATAGTTATCATactatattatcatataaatatgccTTTAAAGCATATCATCACAACGACAAAGgcacaaataataataatgatcacAATAAAAGTTACAACGACAATTATAGTAATAATCACAACAATAATCACAACAACAAccataacaataataataataataattgtattaCTTTgcaagtaaaaaaaaatatatgtaaatctATTCgacataatattaaaaataaatttctcTTAAATTCTGAAGCTATAATAAATCTAAtaaattgtattttttatacaataAAGGATGAACGAAATAAATTCTTCTATACTTATTTAAATGCCAatcaatataaaataatatcagATATGACTGAAACAGGagtgaaatataaatatgaacaacTAGCGGAACGAACCTTTAAAAGAGCTTTAGATTTAGGAATGATTTATTTGAAACCTACcgatattaattttttaaatttggCTAGTAgctacatttattttttatatttcaatttAGGATATGAACAAAAAGCATtgaatatatgtatagaCATATTTGACAAATCTTCAAATATATTAGACCAAATTGAAGATAAAGATCATGTACATAAATGTTTAGAAATTTTAAGTAAAATGAGACACAACATAAAACGTTGGtctaaaaaattaaataaaaatagtataCTCTTTTTAACATTCTGa
- a CDS encoding GTPase, putative yields the protein MIKKGSLKIKNLSVAKNRVNNVKENGRLINKGNGQEKKEAEKLKRLKMYRTKANLKKMNQKINEVRRIEPSIKWFNNTRTISQNKLEIFRNKLEETTHDPFSIVIKRSKIPVELLKDEKNVVTKKYKNENFLRIEKYHDVYSKKKKRKKPKLNVGTLEEYAKRAEQKLSSYETKNDNSLIEKKNEIEKKFSKDQLLKIGQSKRIWTELYKVIDSSDILLQVLDARDPIGTRCKKLEETLKKDRPNKHMILILNKIDLIPVSVAEKWIKILSKEYPTIAYHANINKPFGKSDLFNIIRQYTDFFKSQKKKHIHIGLIGYPNVGKSAIINSLKKKVVCISACIPGQTKYWQFIKLTNKIYLIDCPGIVPYDIEDSEKILRCTMRLEKITNPHFYIDDIFKMVNLSYILKIYKLPEDLTFKNSEEFLEILAKKMGKLLKGGEPDITSVSKVIINDWIKGKIPYFVNPDKYLTKEEKEQKGEKEQKGEKEQKGEKEQKEEKGDINGSDK from the coding sequence atgataaagaagGGGAgcttgaaaataaaaaacctAAGCGTGGCTAAAAACCGCGTTAATAATGTTAAGGAAAATGGTCGCTTAATAAATAAAGGAAATGGTCAAGAGAAAAAGGAAgctgaaaaattaaaaagattaAAAATGTATCGTACGAAAgctaatttaaaaaaaatgaatcagAAAATAAATGAAGTGAGAAGAATCGAGCCAAGTATTAAATGGTTTAATAATACTAGAACAATAAGTCAAAATAAATTAGAAATATTTAGAAATAAATTAGAAGAAACAACACATGATCCATTTAGTATTGTTATAAAACGATCTAAAATTCCTGTGGAGTTattaaaagatgaaaaaaatgtagttacaaaaaaatataaaaatgaaaacttTCTTCGTATTGAAAAATATCATGATGtatatagtaaaaaaaagaaaagaaaaaagccTAAACTAAATGTTGGTACTTTAGAAGAATATGCAAAACGTGCAGAACAAAAATTATCTTCTTatgaaacaaaaaatgataattctttaattgaaaaaaaaaatgaaatagaaaaaaaatttagtaAAGatcaattattaaaaataggacaatcaaaaagaatatggacagaattatataaagttATTGATAGTTCAGATATTCTTTTACAAGTATTAGATGCACGTGATCCTATAGGTACAAGATGTAAAAAATTAGAagaaacattaaaaaaagatagaCCCAATAAACATATGATACtaatattaaacaaaattGATTTAATACCTGTTTCAGTAGCAGAAAAGTGGATAAAAATACTCTCTAAAGAATATCCAACTATAGCATATCATgctaatattaataaaccCTTTGGAAAAAgtgatttatttaatattatcagaCAATATActgatttttttaaaagtcaaaaaaaaaaacatatccATATTGGATTAATAGGATATCCTAATGTTGGAAAAAGTGCTATTATTAAttccttaaaaaaaaaagttgttTGTATTTCAGCATGTATACCAGGACAAACAAAATATTGGCAATTCATAAAACtcacaaataaaatatatcttattGATTGCCCTGGTATCGTACCATATGATATTGAAGATTCtgaaaaaattttaagaTGCACCATGAGACttgaaaaaattacaaatccacatttttatattgatgatatttttaaaatggtCAATTTATCTTATATActcaaaatttataaattaccAGAAGATCtaacatttaaaaattcaGAAGAATTTTTAGAGATATTAGCCAAAAAAATGGGAAAACTTCTTAAAGGAGGAGAACCAGATATTACGTCCGTTTCAAaggtaataataaatgattgGATTAAGGGGAAAATACCTTATTTTGTAAATCCAGATAAATATCTTACGAAAGAggaaaaagaacaaaaaggAGAAAAGGAACAAAAAGGAGAAAAGGAACAAAAAGGagaaaaagaacaaaaagaagaaaaaggaGATATAAATGGAAGTGATAAAtga
- a CDS encoding ankyrin, putative yields the protein MNESYNNFKTITIKKIHDHNKNKYNYTFNRFLIPLNKLKFNYYKIYQKKTIKNIKQTKQIKKCKKIHKYDETNNKRQIKTKSIIKKIHIKKQKMGQGKENTISVINVQSNNKPILNICRNVPVITHGILKNKNEGKMKKENEHMKKKVRINMYNIENATDRCFLKKKVDNERLIVENEGKTLEGYLTNLCRSNNFRKHKNGDENDVDNDELFYIHNNNNNNNNNNTYYNNYIINMDEESYYNYDSSYSALDVYMEEYRDTVENSSNIDDISDLQPIHLASKEGNIELIKNFLKEGIYINSKTKIRKFTPLHLSASKGDIESVKFLIENNADINALSSDNETPLWCASLSNHFDICKYFIEKGALLNLNVDKRYDSPLHAASMMGNYEIVKLLIEHGADITCLDLNMLEPVHYASFEGHKGIVKYLIFKQIEQSLKKKMNDIVYIMKKYNVYSPNLERHYYLKYKSILKKRITSKILCCAITSGNYKIVNIILKKGADPNYFDVRLQLFPIHAASITGNIKIFKSLVNKGANIFMRTICNNLPIDLTEDKEIKQFILKCSRKINLRNAWIIRLKKKNSIIARLPYDTFYYLCTFF from the coding sequence atgaatgaatcttataataatttcaaaACAATAACTATTAAAAAGATACATGATcacaacaaaaataaatacaattaTACTTTTAATAGATTTTTAATACCTTTGAACAAATTAAAGttcaattattataaaatatatcaaaaaaaaacaattaagAATATTAAACAAACTAAGCAAATCAAAAAGtgtaaaaaaattcataagtacgatgaaacaaataataaacgCCAAATAAAGACCAaaagtataataaaaaagatacatattaagaaacaaaaaatggggcaaggaaaagaaaatacaaTAAGTGTAATAAATGTCCAGTCGAACAATAAGcccatattaaatatttgtaGAAACGTTCCTGTGATAACTCACGgaattttaaaaaacaaaaatgaagGGAAAATGAAGAAAGAGAATgaacatatgaaaaaaaaagttcgCATAAACATgtataatattgaaaatgcCACAGATAGAtgctttttaaaaaaaaaagttgacAATGAAAGGTTGATTGTTGAGAATGAGGGAAAAACGCTGGAAGGTTATTTAACTAATCTTTGTAGAAGTAATAATTTTAGAAAGCACAAAAATGGTGACGAAAATGATGTAGATAACGACGAATTGTTTTATatccataataataataataataataataataataacacatattataataattacataaTTAATATGGATGAAGAATCATATTACAATTATGATTCATCTTATAGTGCACTTGATGTATATATGGAAGAATACAGAGACACTGTAGAAAACTCATCCAATATTGACGACATATCTGATTTACAACCCATTCATTTAGCTAGCAAAGAAGGAAACattgaattaataaaaaactttttaaaagaaggtatatatataaacagtaaaacgaaaataagaaaatttaCACCATTACATTTATCCGCGTCAAAAGGTGATATAGAATCAGTAAAATTtcttatagaaaataatgcTGATATAAATGCATTATCAAGTGATAATGAAACACCTCTTTGGTGTGCTTCTCTATCTAACCATTttgatatatgtaaatattttatagaaaaaggagcattattaaatttaaatgtaGATAAAAGATATGACTCTCCATTACATGCTGCGTCCATGATGGGTAATTATGAAAtagtaaaattattaattgaaCACGGTGCTGATATAACTTGTCTAGATTTGAATATGTTAGAACCAGTACATTATGCTTCTTTCGAAGGGCATAAAGGTAttgttaaatatttaattttcaaACAAATTGAACAAtcattgaaaaaaaagatgaatgatattgtatatattatgaagaaatataatgTGTATAGTCCCAATTTAGAAagacattattatttaaaatataaatctattttaaaaaagagaattacaagtaaaatattatgttgtGCTATAACATcaggaaattataaaatcgTTAATATCATTTTAAAGAAAGGAGCAGACCCCAATTATTTTGATGTGCGTTTACAATTATTTCCAATACACGCAGCATCGATAACTGGTAATATTAAAATCTTTAAAAGTTTAGTAAACAAAGGAGCAAACATATTTATGAGAACGATTTGTAACAACTTACCAATTGACCTAACTGAAGATAAGGAAATAAAACAGTTCATATTAAAATGTTcaagaaaaattaatttaagaAATGCTTGGATTATTCgtttaaagaagaaaaatagcATAATAGCTCGTTTGCCTTATGATACGTTTTATTATCTGTgcacatttttttaa
- a CDS encoding peptidyl-prolyl cis-trans isomerase, putative — MSEVYSIEPKTYGKVIIYTSLGELEILLFSNECPVACKNFIQHCLNNYYNKNEFFRVIPKFLIQTGDHTNTGLHNEYAFSKPFENEYNSRLKFLYCGCLSFANLNIDTPSNGSQFFITLDKVEYLNNKSTLFGKVAKHSIYNLLKFNNIKTNKHDKPIEDIPYIEYVKIIENPFHHLVPITNYEYNTKNDNIKNKNEYLNKTKKQKKEGNLLSFHCDGELSDDSEMFFRGDKDQKVKHINMSYDKSGNVQDIKEDVNKEEDIKVNDNNEDDIKVDDNNEGDIKLDDNNEDDIKVDEKNKRTTEDKINILKKRTSDIEKSSRKKNKTTSSIKDIINMDEEYLKNMKKYNKMSKKEREKLSLKKLQDFDNRLKDLFSKENNDESTKYNWLNKSGLKFHIDSSNAYEFEDVKKNMVDTMEREKKNSYHSKYNSEKYLKQKNEFK; from the exons atgtcAGAAGTGTATAGCATTGAACCCAAAACATATGGTAAGGTAATAATTTATACAAGTTTAGGGGAACTAGAGATTCTTTTATTTAGTAATGAATGTCCAGTAGCttgtaaaaattttattcaaCATTGTTTAAATAATTACTATAACAAGAATGAATTTTTTAGAGTAATtccaaaatttttaatacaaACGGGGGACCACACAAATACAGGATTGC ATAATGAGTATGCATTCAGTAAACCGTTTGAGAATGAATATAACAGTagattaaaatttttatactGCGGATGTTTATCATTTgcaaatttaaatatagacACACCATCGAATGGAAgtcaattttttattacattagATAAAGtcgaatatttaaataataagagTACCTTATTTGGTAAAGTAGCTAAACAtagtatttataatttattaaaatttaataatataaaaacaaataaacatGATAAGCCAATTGAAGATATTCCATATATTGAATATGTTAAAATTATTGAAAATCCATTTCATCATTTAGTTCCAATTActaattatgaatataatacaaaaaatgataatataaaaaataaaaatgaatatttaaataaaacaaaaaaacaaaaaaaagaaggaaaCCTTTTATCCTTTCATTGTGATGGGGAATTAAGTGATGACTCGGAAATGTTTTTCAGAGGAGATAAGGATCAAAAggttaaacatataaatatgtcaTATGATAAATCTGGAAATGTGCAAGATATTAAAGAGGATGTCaataaagaagaagataTCAAAGTAAATGACAATAATGAGGATGATATCAAAGTAGATGACAATAATGAGGGAGATATCAAATTAGATGACAATAATGAGGATGATATCAAAgtagatgaaaaaaataagagaACAACTGAAGACAAAATAAACAtactaaaaaaaagaacGAGTGATATAGAAAAGTCAAgtaggaaaaaaaataaaacaacatCATCCATAAAggatataattaatatg gaTGAAGAGTATTtaaagaatatgaaaaagTATAACAAGATGTCTAAAAAGGAGAGAGAAAAATTG tCTTTGAAAAAACTGCAAGACTTTGACAATCGCTTGAAGGACCTGTTTTCAAAAG aaaacAATGACGAATctacaaaatataattggTTGAATAAAAGTGGATTAAAATTTCATATTGACTCATCTAAT GCTTATGAATTTGAGGATGTTAAGAAAAAC ATGGTAGATACTATGGAGcgcgaaaaaaaaaatagttatCACTCCAAATATAACTCAGAG aaatatttaaaacaaaagaatgaatttaaataa
- a CDS encoding serine/threonine protein phosphatase 7 has translation MESYNIEDVVMIYGHKAIIESIQNVENVKSEIQSNKIYIGKYVNKKGYSDGTYRKEKIYTTQNDELVIMCSHSSIKPYSDEESACIMIQKMFRGYQGRKSFHSFVCCTVWRKFDHIHEYITLNNHDEIYKPLIKTIKRDIKKGIIQFPSKCFSSNSNQFSRVSTTSYESSAYNENVPRLKDKIDRTFATEMFHFFLTSKEIILPYNLVHKVLIKTKKMLEENIKSSVINLDMSKKSKDTKLIILGDVHGQLHDVLWLFNRFGIPSSTNIYIFNGDIADRGENATEIFILLFIFKLSCNDSVIINRGNHECSYMNEVYGFYNEVLSKYDNTIFDLFQNIFELLGLAVNIQNQIFVVHGGLSRYQDLTLKEIDELDRKKQEILHPELYEDIVIFDLLWSDPQKKDGIGGNARGNNCITFGPDVTETFLKNNNLDILIRSHQVPKTLKGIESHHEGKCITLFSASNYCNKIKNLGAAIIFNQDLTFEVQEYMSPSLEVIRETFEENQKLREKVLHCSKIVELEKNEQKNNNKLSTEGLMNDIINCLSTIICNEKNSLWNSLYKQDKDKKGVVHINIWKEELGKLSKTKKVPWIYLCRKLKMMEDYHVNYNNILSRFKINYAPNEKFLNTEWKNECFEHLYEALLKADLSLRETLMVFDKNLDGKVSFAEFEQVLRDLNIDLSNEQIRILVRLINSNSLCNNKNLQENDKIDVAEFIGKMRVCYRLSINKDYVNNEKIKKLIETIGKHILSDSADTANYHYKFYEENNERHNSERRKRSSVIKSVALFQKFKNYDNFGNGYLDYNDFVKAIKNFDMNKISKEVEFEVDDDILMELAKSIDITKSSKINFLEFLQAFYVVNKSKYSYVDEIWCHICTVIYENKVALKKCMKYLEDTMQGKITSIHFRYILLELNKILQEHNFEMNKPLTDEQIDLLAYTVETDDKVDYVEFFNSFKPTYIYSNN, from the exons atggAAAGTTACAACATTGAAGATGTTGTTATGATATATGGTCATAAAGCTATAATAGAAAGTATTCAAAATGTTGAAAACGTAAAATCTGAAATAcaatcaaataaaatatatatagggaaatatgtaaataaaaaaggttATTCTGATGGGACttatagaaaagaaaaaatatatacaactcAAAATGATGAACTGGTTATAATGTGTTCTCATAGTTCTATTAAACCATATAGtg ATGAAGAAAGCGCTTGTATTATGATTCAGAAAATGTTCAGAGGATATCAAGGAAGAAAAAGTTTTCATTCTTTTGTTTGTTGCACTGTGTGGAGAAAATTTGATCACATACATGAATATATAACCCTTAATAATCATGa CGAAATTTATAAACCCTTAATCAAAACAATAAAAAGGGATATCAAAAAAGGTATAATTCAATTCCCATCAAAATGTTTTTCTAGCAATTCTAATCAATTCTCTCGAGTTTCTACAACATCTTATGAG tcCTCTGCTTATAACGAAAATGTTCCAAGATTAAAAGACAAAATTGATCGCACTTTTGCTACAGAAATGTTTCACTTTTTCTTAACATCCAAAgag ATAATATTGCCATACAATTTGGTTCACAAAGTTttgataaaaacaaaaaaaatgctcgaagaaaatataaaaagctCCGTTATAAACCTAGACATGTCGAAAAAGTCCAAAGACACTAAATTAATt ATATTAGGAGATGTTCATGGGCAACTTCATGATGTTCTATGGCTGTTCAATAGATTTGGAATACCATCATCcacaaatat atatatttttaatggcGATATAGCAGATAGAGGAGAAAATGCAACGGAAATATTCATcttgttatttatttttaaattaagcTGTAATGATAGTGTTATAATTAATAGGGGTAATCACGAATGTTCTTATATGAACGAGGTTTATGGATTTTACAACGAAG TTCTTTCAAAATATGATAACACAATTTTTGATCtctttcaaaatatatttgagcTACTAGGACTAGCCGTTAATATACAAA ATCAAATATTTGTTGTACATGGAGGTTTATCTAGATATCAAGATTTAACACTGAAAGAAATCGACGAACTTGATAGAAAGAAACAAGAAATCCTTCATCCTGAACTATATGAAGATATAGTAATTTTTGATTTGTTATGGTCAGATCCTCAAAAAAAAGATGGAATAGGAGGAAATGCACGAGGAAATAATTGTATAACATTCGGACCTGATGTAACAGaaacttttttaaaaaacaataatTTAGATATTTTGATAAGATCTCATCAAGTACCTAAAACTTTAAAAGGTATTGAAAGTCATCATGAAGGGAAATGTATAACTCTTTTTTCTGCTTCAAATTATtgtaacaaaataaaaaatctaGGAGCtgctattatatttaatcaaGATCTTACATTCGAAGTGCAAGAATATATGTCTCCTTCCCTTGAAGTTATAAGAGAGACTTTTGAGGAAAATCAAAAATTGAGAGAAAAAGTACTACACTGTTCAAAAATAGTGGAGCTGGAAAAAAAT gaACAAAAGAACAATAACAAGTTGTCAACAGAAGGACTTATGAATGATATCATAAATTGTTTAAGTACCATAATatgtaatgaaaaaaattctttatgGAATAGTTTATACAAACAAGATAAAGACAAAAAAGGAGTAGTCCACATAAACATATGgaa ggAAGAGTTAGGAAAGTTGAGCAAGACTAAAAAGGTTCCAtggatatatttatgtaggaaattaaaaatgatggAGGATTATCATGtgaattataataacattttaagcagatttaaaataaattatgcaccaaatgaaaaatttttaaatacagAATGGAAAAATGAATGTTTTGAACATTTATATGAAGCTTTATTAAAAGCTGATTTAAGTTTAAGAGAGACACTTATGGTGTTTGATAAAAATTTAGATGGAAAAGTATCCTTTGCTGAATTTGAGCAGGTCTTAAGGGACCTAAATAtag ATTTATCCAATGAACAAATAAGAATATTGGTCAGACTAATAAATAGTAATTCCTTATGtaataacaaaaatttacaagaaaatgataaaatcgATGTTGCCGAATTTATTGGTAAAATGCGTGTATGTTATCGTTtatcaataaataaagattatgtaaataatgaaaaaataaaaaaactaaTCGAAACGATAGGCAAACATATTTTATCAGACAGTGCAGATACAgctaattatcattataaattttatgaagaaaataatgaaagaCATAATTCTGAGAGGAGAAAACGATCTAGTGTAATCAAATCGGTTGCTTTATTTCAGAAATTTAAAAACTACGACAACTTTGGAAATG GCTATTTGGATTATAACGATTTTGTCAAGGCAATTAAAAATTTCGACATGAACAAAATAAGTAAAGAAGTAGAATTTGAAGTTGATGATGATATTCTTATGGAG CTAGCCAAATCGATAGACATAACAAAATCATCAAAGATAAATTTCTTGGAGTTTTTACAAGCATTTTATGTGGTTAATAAGAGTAAATATTCATACGTAGACGag ataTGGTGTCACATATGTACGGTAATATATGAGAATAAGGTTGCCTTAAAAAAATGCATGAAATATTTAGAAGATACAATGCAAGGAAAAATAACAAGCATACATTTTAGATATATACTATTGGAattgaataaaatattacaagAGCATAATTTTGAAAT GAACAAGCCTTTAACAGATGAACAAATTGATTTACTAGCTTATACAGTCGAAACAGATGATAAAGTGGATTATGTTGAATTCTTCAACTCTTTCAaacctacatatatatattcaaataattaA